The following is a genomic window from Rhizobium sp. 11515TR.
CACGACGTTGCCGCGAAAACTGCATTTCCAGGGTCAGAAGCGAAAAGCCCCCGATCAGAAACCGCGCAGGGATCGTCACGTGCGAAACGTCGGGAATGAAGACCAGATCCGTGATCAGGAAGAGGACATAAACAGGCACGGCAAGCCACAGACCGCTGCGAGCCAAGGCACGCCGCGCATCGTTGCTATAGGCTTTGTAGAGCGCACGCAGCTCATCGGGGCGGTTAGTCATGCGGGCCTCGCTCTGACCAAGATCGCTGCTTCCCGACAATCGACGCATGCTCATCATCACCCGAGTTAGCCGAGACTTCATGTCCACCGCGTTACCTTTGCGTCGCTCGAATGCACAAATCGCTCGCTTCACCACGGCGGCTAATTTGATCCGTTTGATAACGACAGCGTTGCCGCAGCGACATTAACAAAACCATAGCGCTCAATTTTTATATGAGATATGGTTTGCGTAGTGTTCACGGAATGATTTAAAATTGAAACAATTTCAAACCGCTCTTGATGGCTTCAGCCTCGTTACCTCCCAGTCCATCTCGGAACATACGAGATCGTCCGGTAACAACCTTACAACCGACCAAATTAAGGAGGGCGAGGCCGAACTCGCCCTCATTCTCTCCCTTACGCAGCAGGCCTTCGAAGCAAACGCACCCGTTCCAGGCACGATGAAGGCCTTGACCGAGCGTTTGCAGGCGCTGAAAAGCAAGACGACACCCCTGACATGGGCCCATTTGGCCTCGGTTGCGCAGGGTCATCCCGTGTCGTCCTTCCTGCTGCAGGACCCTTTGACGCGATGGTCCTTCGAAAAGCCGCGCGGCTATAGCGGGGATGCCTATCTGCTGGATTTCATTTACGAACATCCAGCCGTTGCTGCACAGGTGGCGGAAGCTTCGGCGCTGGGCGCAGAAGTTTACGATTTCACCCGGCAGGCAGCATCCGCCGTCGCCGTGCGCGAAAGGCGCGAGATCCTGGCAGCGCATGTCGATGCGGTGGCGGAGGCGACGGATGGCGCCGAGATCCTGGCGATCGCGGCCGGCCATCTTCGCGAAGCGGAGCTGTCTAAGGCTCTGCAGAGCGGCAGGCTCAAACGCTGGGTCGCACTTGATCAGGATCCGGTCAGCGTCGGGGCGGTGAGCTCGGCCTTCCATGACAGCTGCATCGAAGCGATCAACGGCTCCGTCCGCACCATTCTGGGGCGCGCGCAGAAGCTTGGTACGTTCGACTTCATCTATGCAGCAGGCCTTTACGACTATCTGGCCGAAAGCGTAGCTGTGCGTCTGACGGAACGCTGCCTGCAGATGCTGAAGCCCGGCGGCAAGTTCCTGCTTGCAAACTTCGCCAAGGATATCGGTGTCGAAGGTTATATGGAGACCTTCATGAATTGGCCGCTGATCTGGCGAACGGACGAGGATGTCCAGTCGATCATCGACAAGGTCAAACACCCGATCGCCGATGTTTCCCTTACACGCGGCGAGAATGGCGGCGTCATATATGCCGTTCTGACCGTATAGACGACGGCAAGCGACGAGATGACCGGCTAAGCCGCGCTGCGGCTTGGCCGGCGAAGTCGGAACAGAGCAAGCACCAGAAAATTAACCAAAGCGATTGCTGCAATAGCGGCAGGCGCTGCTGTATCTGGTGCAAATATCTGCCTCCGCAGCAAGTAGCCCGATACCAGAAACGGCGTATTCCACATCAATGCGCCGCAGAACGTTGCGATGGCGAAGCCTGGCAGCGGCATGGCGAGCACGCCTGCCGGAAATGCCATATAGGCCCTGACAACAGGCACAAGCTGGCCGAGGAACGTGACACGTATCAGATTGCCACGATAACTGCGCTTCAGACGCAGAAACCGTTCTTCTTTAATATCCAGATACCTGGTCACCTTCAGGACGAAAATGTCGCCACGCACCGGCCCCAGCCATCGGCCCATTCCATACCAAAACAACGAGCCTGCCGTTGAACCACCGGCGGTAATGGCAATCACGATGGGTAGAGCCGCAAGATGGACGACACCCAACATACCCAGCATCAAGAGCATGCCGGCGGATGGTATGACTGGGACGAGCTTCTCGATCGCCGAACATAGCGCAAGACCAAGCAATCCCCATGCCGCCAGATCGGGCAGCATATCCAACAGATGGGAGGTACCGTTCATACGACCACAGCCGGATAATGAAGCGGCCTGCGCCGGACGATCTTATAGACCCTGGCGGGCGGGAAGTTGCGCAACACCCGGCCGTGCAGCGTTGCCTTGAAGCCGAACCGATCGAGCAAACGACGCGGCACCGGACAGCGGACACCATAGGTGAACTGATAGAGCGCCCCGCCCTCATGCAGCCTTGCCGAGACCGCAGTCAGAATGGCAATCACTGTCTTCGGCGACATGTTGAGCAGCGGCAATCCGCTGATCGCGCAGCCGAACCGCACGCCTTCCGGCAGGTTGTGAGTGCCAAGCCGCGCGGCATCGGCGCAGACGACACGAGCATCGGGAAACCGCTGTCGAAGCAGGCTGGCAAAGCCATGGGCAGACTCAATCAGCGTAATATCCCTCTCGCATATGCCGCGCGAAAGCAGGGCATGCGTGAACACGCCCGTTCCGGGGCCGAGTTCCAAAACCGGACCCGCGGAAGGATCGACTTCGCTTGTAATCAGATTGGCCAGCATCGTGCCGGACGGCGCTATGGCACCGACCATGCGCGGGTTGGTCAAGAGAGTTCGCAGAAATAGAGACGTGTTTGACATGTGTTCCCGCCAGTAGGGCTTGAAAGATTCGCCTGCGCGGCAGGCTTTTCCTAAGGGGAGCCGATTGCGGGAACATTGCATCGGGGAACCCGCGACGACCTACCCGGCGATCGGGAAGCTCAATCTGAAAGTCGCACCTCCGGTCGGTCCGTCGACAACGCAAACCTGTCCACCGTGGAGCCTGGCAATTTCCTGAACGAGGTTGAGTCCAAGACCGAACCCTTTGCCGCGCCCGGGGAGGCGATGAAACGGCTCGAAGATGCGGTCCCGCTCGTCCTGCGGAATACCGCTTCCTTCGTCGCTTACGGTGATGCCGGTGGCACGGCCGACATGGACGGCGATCCTGCCATGGCGGTCGCCATGCTGGATCGCATTCTGCACGAGATTGGCGACGGCCCGCTCGATGGCCATGCGATCACCGAGAACCTCCACCACCTCCTCCTCCCTCACGAGACAGGGCTCGTAATTGGCGGCGATCGCAAGCGGTGCCAGCTCCGAAACGACGTGCTCGGCAACCTCCACGAGATCGACCAAAGCCGGTTCGAAACGATGATTGAGGCGCTGAAGATCGAGAAATTGCTCGGCAAGGGTCGCAAGGCGAACCGTATCCTCGAAGAGCCGCTCTTTCAAAGGGCCTGCCGGCAGGCCATCGAGACGTGCCTGCAGGATCGCGACCGGGGTACGCCACTCATGGGCAAGATGGGAGAAAAGACGCTTCTGCCGCTCATAGCCTTCGTCCAGCCGCCTCAGCGCATCATTGACGGCTTCGACAAGTGGCAGGATCTCGCGCGGGACATCGTCGACCGGCAGTCGCGTACCCTGGCGATTGATATCGATCTGCCCGGCGCGGGCAACGGCGGAATCCAGCGAGGAAAAAGCGCGGCGAACCACGAGCGGTGCTGCTATCATCGTTGCGATCGCCGTAACGATCAACAGCGGCAGAAGGGCGCTGAAGAAGACGATGCCGACCGTACCAAGGATGCGGACCGTCGACACGGAACCGTCCATTCCCGTCAGAACCTGGACCTCGCCGGCCGGAGACGACACCCATTGCAGCCGGGCGGCAGGCACGGCACTGCCGCCGAGGTTGCTGCCGAAACGGGCCTGTCCGATGCCGTCGAGCGCAGCGCCGAACGCTGCATAGGCCGGCGGCACGCTTCCGTCTTGGATCACAGCGCCGCTGCGATCACGCACGGCGAACCAGAGACCCGGCAAATCTCCGCGCCGTGCCGTAAGCGCCGGTGTCTCCTTTAGCACAAGGGCGCCATTCTGATCGCGCCCGAGGGACTGGGAGATGGCATCGATGGTCTCGTCTTCCGGCTGAAGCGAGATGAAACTGCCGGTCGCCCACAGAGCGGCGACGATGAGCACCGCAAGCAGCGACAGGAAAATCGCCTGCAGGAATGACAGGCGCGATACGAGACGCCATCGCAGGGAAGGTTGGCTTGCGATCATCATTGCTGTCTCATCAGATAACCGATACCGCGAACGGGATGGATCTCCAGACCGGACTCCACGGAGGCAAGCTTGCGGCGAAGACGGGAGATATGCGCATCCAGCGTATTCGACTGGATATCTTCGCTGAACCCGTAGACGGCCTCTTCGAGCGCATGACGCGGCACCGTGCGGCCAAGTCGGCGCGCAAGCGCCTCGAAGACCAGAACTTCCCGGCGTGGCAATTCGAGCCGTTGGCCTTCGATCAGTATGTCATGGCAGCCGAAGTCATAGGACAGCCTGCCGAAATTCACCACCTCGGTCCGCAACTCGCCGGGGCGTCTCAGAATGGCCCGCAGTCGTGCCAGCAGCTCCTCTATGGCAAAAGGCTTGACGAGATAATCGTCGGCGCCGGTATCAAGACCGCCAATACGATCGTCGAGATCGCCGCGTGCAGTCAACACGATAACGGGCGTATTGACGCCGACAGCCCTCAGCTTCGGAATGATCGACAAGCCGTCGCCATCCGGAACCTGCCGGTCGAGGAGAATGGCATCGTAAGGGAGATTTATCGCAGCCTCTTCGGCATCGGCCAGCATCGATACATGATCGACGATGGCATCGCGAGCCTGCAACGCAGCGCTCAGCGCCGCTGCCATTTCCGGCTCGTCTTCTAGTAACAAGATCCGCAATGAACCATCCCCAAAATGGAACGACTGCATTGCATAAGCGGATTGCGGGAAGATTGCGACCCTCTCCGGGCTACACTCTATTATGTATTGGAGAATTCGGACCGATATGCTGCCGGCATGCGAAGATCTCGGCCAGTTCGGCTTTCGACGCCAGTTAGGTCGCAGGGGAAGGCATCGCCTCCCCCTGCGATATCCGCCGTGCGGCGGCCGATAGGTAAGCTACAGCGAACGGAGCGGTGAACACACCACACAAATGGTTTCCCGTCCGCCGCAATTTCGCAGCCGTCCCGCCATTCTCGAACCAACGGAGATCGAGAAGGACGAGCAGTAAAGTGTTCATCTGCATCAAGCCCACCTCATTTAAGGCGGCTCACATGCAACGCCAGCAAGCTGCGATAATCCAACCCTTCCTCACGCTCGGGAAGGCCGATATCACGAAGCTGATAATTCGATAATCCGGATACATCCTCATAGATCTGCCGCCGTTTCCAGGCGACAAACAGCAGGGCTCGTGCAGTCCTCCAGGCACCGAATTTCTGGTAAAGTTCATCGATCGTCGCCGTCAAACTCTCAGCAACTATAAATTGTGAATGAGCCATCGTTATTCCTGGCGCAATCACGCGACCAGGTCCTCTTGAAGCTTGACCGGCTTCAGGAGCGGATGCGTCAAAGACGCACCAAGTCATTCCCTCGGCAAGTCATATAGGTTTAATGGGAAAACGCCTAAACGGCCGTAGATAAAGCTTTTTTTAGCTTTAATTATAGAGTCGTCGTGCCGTTGGCGTAGCACACACCAAGGCCGTCGACATCATTCCGCCGGAGACGTATGTAAACATATGTAGATTATGCATGTCACGCCTCCCTGTTCGATTTGCGGATGGACGTATCATACGCGAGATCCGCCAATCGGCAACCCCACAATTTCGAATTGCAGACATCCGGCACAATATGTTGCATCGAAGCAACAGTGACGACGGGGTCGAATCGGCTGCGAACGAAACATGAGACTGCCGCCGCAAGGCAGGCCCAACGACTAGCAGAACTTACAGAGCTCGCTAAAACGAATTGACGATGCCGCCGCCGCTGCGCATCTGCTGCACCATGATATGGGCGTGATAATGCATGGCGCATTTGATGGCATAGATTTGCAGGACGACGGGAGAGCGCCGATGCCGCAGGAGATTGAAAAGCCGCGCACGGTAAGCGGCGCGCAAATCGGCTTCCTTAACCCGGCGCATCAATCTGAGGAAAATCCCGACCGCCTCGAACGCCCATGTCGCGTTGAGTACCAGCAGGCGCAGCGGATGGCGGCGCAGGTGGCGTAAGCGGGTACTTTCCGGTTCGATACCCGCATCGATGTAAAGCGCATCCAGCCGATCGAAATAGGCGGCCGGCTCGTGCAGATCGCTCAGAACGGAAAGATATCCGTCCCGCAGGGTTTCGCGCGAGAGATTGAGCGGGATGACATTGGTGCCGTAGGCGGGCGGATCGTCGTGATCGAGGCGGCCTTCCTTGGCGAGGCGCGTATAGAGCGGCGTCTTCGGAATTGCCGCCAGCATGCCGATCATGGCGTTGACGATGCGCGCATCCTTGATGAAAACCCGCTGCGCATCGAAGATGGTTGCATCGTCGCTGTCGAAGCCAAGGATCATGCCGCACCAGACTTCCATGCCGGTCTGCTGGATCGTGTGGATTTTCTCCAACATCGTCCCGCCCTTGCGCAGGTTCTGCAGCTTCTTGGTTTCGCGCAGCGCCTCTTCGTTCGGGGTTTCGATACCGATGAAGACGACACGAATATTGGCATCGACCATCAGCTGCATCAGTTCGGCATCGTCAGCCAGATCGATCGACGCCTCCGTCAGGAACGTCATCGGGTAATGATGGCGCTCCTGCCAGGCGACGACATCCCGCAGCACTTCCTTGATCGCCTTCTTGTTGCCGATCAGATTGTCGTCGACGATGAAGGCCGTATCCATCCCGGAAGCGAGCAGGGCCTCCATCTCGGCGATGACCTGCGTACTGGTCTTAATGCGCGGCTTGCGGCCGAAAACGACGATGATATCGCAGAAATCGCAGGTGAAGGGACAGCCGCGCGAAAACTGGATGCTGCCGACAGCATATTCATCCATCTTCAGGAGATCGAAGCGCGGCACGGGCACCTTGCTCATATCCGTCTTGTCGGCCTGTTCGTAGCGTCGCGCATAATGACCCTCCTGCCATTCAGCCAGGAATTTCGGCCAGGTCTCTTCCGCCTCGCCGATGAAGGAGACATCGACGAGATTGCCGAAATAATCCTCCTTGACCGTAACCCAAGGTCCGCCGACGACGGTGAAACAGTTGCGCCGTTTGAGTTCGGTCAGGATTTCGGTCATTCGGAAGCGCTGGACGATCATGCCCGTCAGCGCAACGATATCGGCCTTCTCGCAAAGGGCGTAGTCTATCGGCTCGATATTCTCGTCCATCAGAGTGACGGTATGCTCGGCCGGCGTCAGCGCCGCCAGCAAAGGCAGGCAGGCCACCGGAAGGTTGGCCTTCACGTCGAACAGCGGCAGAGCGTGCTCCATGCCCCAGTAGGAGGTTTCGAAACGCGGATTGATGATGACGATATGAGCCATTGAATGATCCGTTCCATGACATGAAGATCTGGTTCGGTATTGCTTTGAGCCTGTATGTCATTTGCAGCTGCATGCGCCGCCAGCCTTACAGCCGCGAAGCAGGGTCTTCCAGCATCGAGGCGGCTGTCTTAGCAGCCCTATATGAGCTCAGGATTAAATTCCGGATGCTGGCAGCGACGCGAGATTCATGGATCGACATCCCCATTGCCTCCTGCAATCTCGGCGGCAAGCTTTCATAAGCATCGTTTGCAATGCTGTAAAAATTTTTCCGGCGGCACTGTCGAAATCGACCCGGCGCAATCGTCTTTATTCCAGATATGACGCGAAAGGATATTATCCGATCTTTCGCGCGGAGCCGGATGAAGGGAGCTGCAAAATGAGTTCGTCCTATCGTTGGGTGATTGTCGGTGCTGGCGCGCTGATGACCTGTGTTGCGCTCGGCGCGATGTTTTCCCTGGCGATCTTTCAGGTGCCGATCGCCGCCGATACGGGCTGGTCGCATGCGGGTATCGCCGCCGCCATGACGCTGAATTTCCTGACCATGGGCCTCGGCGCCTTTGCTTGGGGTGCCGCAAGCGATCGTTTCGGCATCCGCATCGTGGTGGTGATCGGCGCGTTGCTGCTTGGGCTGGCGCTTGTCCTGGCAAGTCGGGCGGGCTCGCTTCTGCAATTCCAGTTAACCTACGGCATTCTCGTCGGCCTTGCCGCCAGCGCCTTCTTCGCACCGATGATCGCTGCGACGACCGCCTGGTTCAACGAGGGCAGAGGTCTTGCGGTATCGCTGGTCTCAGCCGGTATGGGCGTTGCACCGATGACGGTATCACCTTTCGCCCGCTATCTGATTTCCGCTTACGATTGGCGTTTCGCCATGCTCATCATCGGCATCATGGCCTGGATTCTGCTGATACCGGCGGCACTGCTAGTGCGGCGGGCACCTGTTCTTGCCGAAGTCACCGGCCTAGGCGGGCAGAGGGAAGAGCAGATCCTACCCCTTGGCCGGATCTTCCGCTCGCCGCAGTTCCTCGTGCTCGGCGCGACCTTCTTTGCCTGCTGTGCAGCCCATTCCGGACCGATCTTCCACATGGTCAGCTACGCTACCATCTGCGGCGTGGGGCCGATGGCAGCGGTCAGCATCTACAGTGTCGAGGGCCTTGCGGGTCTTGGCGGCCGTCTTCTTTACGGGACGCTGGCCGATCGCCTCGGCGTCAAGCCGGTGCTGGTTGCCGGCCTCTTGGTACAGGCCGCGGCGCTTGCTACCTATCTGCTGGTCAGCGAGCTCGGCGAGTTCTATGCACTGGCGGTCATCTTCGGAAGTGCCTATGGCGGCGTCATGCCGCTTTATGCCGTGCTCGCGCGCGAATATTTCGGACCGCGCGTCATCGGCACCGTCTTTGGCGCAGCATCGATGCTCTCGAGCATCGGCATGGCAGCCGGACCTTTGATCGGCGGCTGGGTCTTCGATACCTTCGCCAATTATTCCTGGCTCTTCATCGGCTCCTCCATGGTGGGGCTGGGGCTGCCGCTATCGCGCTCGCCTTTCCGCCAATGCGGCGCTTGCAGCTGCAGCCGGCCTGAAATCAGCGCGAAAAGGCCTGGACTCACATCTGCGAACCATGTCGGGTGCCTCACATTTCGTCACGCCCGACAGCGCTTTTGCCGGCGACAAGCCCCGACCGTTACGCCGGGCAATGACATATTCATATTTCTTGATACTTACACACAGATTTCCATGAGCAACAGCGGTTGCAGCCATTGCAATTTTCAATTTTTGGCCAACACTCACATATGCATCAGGTGCGTGATCTCCTGGGGGAGGAAATCAGGAGAGCATCCACTGGCGCGACTTTCCGCGCCCATCGGCAGGAAAGTCCTGCGTAATGTCATTATGGGGGACATGACACGGGTCTTTTGACCATGTCCCTGGTGCAATTGGGAGGATTGATTCATGGCATCCACGTCCGTGGCCGAGACGACGAGTCGAGGCATGACCAGGGAGGAGAAGAAGGTCATCTTCGCCTCCTCCCTCGGAACCGTGTTCGAATGGTACGATTTCTATCTTTACGGTTCTCTGGCCGCCTTCATCGGCACGGCCTTCTTCAGCGACTATCCGGAAGCAACCCGCAATATCTTCGCGCTGCTCGCCTTTGCCGCAGGCTTCCTCGTCCGGCCGTTCGGCGCCCTCGTCTTCGGGCGCATCGGCGATCTTGTCGGACGTAAGTACACCTTCCTCGTCACGATCCTGATCATGGGTCTTTCGACCTTCCTGGTCGGCGTCCTTCCCGGATCGGCGAGCTGGGGCATCGCCGCGCCTGTCATCCTGATCATCCTTCGCCTGCTGCAGGGCCTTGCGCTTGGCGGCGAATATGGCGGCGCCGCCACCTACGTCGCCGAGCATGCGCCCGACAACAAACGCGGCTACTACACGTCGTGGATCCAGACAACGGCAACACTCGGCCTGTTCCTGTCGCTGATCGTCATCCTGATCGTGCAGAATGCGCTCGGCAAGGAGGCTTTCGCAGCCTGGGGCTGGCGTATTCCCTTCCTTCTCTCCTGCCTTCTGCTCGCCATCTCCGTCTGGATCCGGCTATCGCTCAGTGAATCGCCGGCCTTCAAGAAGATGAAGGAAGAGGGCAAGGGCTCCAAGGCACCGCTCTCCGAAGCCTTCGGCCAGTGGAAGAATGCCAAGATCGCCTTGATCGCGCTGCTCGGCCTCACCGCCGGCCAGGCGGTCGTCTGGTATGCCGGCCAGTTCTACTCGCTGTTCTTCCTGCAGAACGTGCTGAAGGTCGACGGCCAATCGGTCAACATCATGATCGCGATCGCGCTTCTGATCGGCAGCGGCTTCTTCGTGTTCTTCGGCTGGTTGTCCGACAAGATCGGCCGCAAGCCGATCATCATGGCGGGCCTTGCGCTGGCGATCCTCACCTATTTCCCGCTCTTCAAAGCATTGACCAATGCCGCAAATCCGGCGCTTGCCCAAGCGGAGCAAACCATTCGGGCGACGGTGACGGCTGCTCCTGGCGATTGCACTTTTCAGTTCAATCCGGTTGGCCTCACCAACCAGTTCAACAATTCATGTGATATCGCCACGTCCTTCCTGTCGAAGTCGTCCGTGCCCTACATGATCGCCGAAGGCCCAGCCGGACAGCCGGCAACCGTCAAGATCGGCGACGCGACCATAACCTCCTACGATGCGGCAGCGGCAGGTGCCGGTGCAGCGGCCAAGAGCGCGGCATTCACCCATGACATGAACCTTGCCCTGCAAAAGGCCGGTTTCCCGCTGGCGCGCGATCCTGTCAAGGTGCCGGATGCCAAGCTGGATGCCTTCATCGCCGCAAACCCGGAACTCGGGCTCAATGCGGCAACCGTGCGGGCGGGCGACAAGACGGTCACTCCGGTCGCGGATCTCGTCAAGGCGAAGCTTCTGACGGCGGATCAGGCTGGCGGCGCGACCGAGATGCCGGTCTACACCATCGCCAATGGGGGTGCCTTCAAGATGGTTGCCGATCCTTCGGCCATCAATTGGCCGCTGACCATCCTCATCCTGACTATCCTCGTCATCTACGTGACGATGGTCTATGGCCCGATCGCCGCAATCCTGGTTGAGATGTTCCCGACCCGCATCCGCTATACCGGCATGTCGTTGCCCTATCACATCGGCAACGGCTGGTTTGGCGGCCTGCTGCCGGCAACGGTCTTCGCCATGAGCGCCGCCAAGGGCGATATCTATTATGGCTTGTGGTATCCGATCGCGATCGCTGCGATGACCCTTGTCATCGGCCTCATCTTTGTTCGCGAAACCAAGGGCGTCGATCTGAACACCATCAAGTAACCGCATGAGGCCCGGCGTTCAGATGCGGCGCGCCGGGCCTTTCTTTGCTTCGTCTCGCCAATCCTTGATCAAAGCTGGGGCCTTAGCTTCCGCAGAGAGCGTGCAGCAGCACAAGAAAAGAAAGTAGGACCATCAGGCCCGCCAGGAAATGCTGAAGGATCGACCAGATGCGCTTGGTTGCTGCAAGGCTTGGCCGCGTTGCGAGAGAAGCGAGATAGAGCACTGTATCCATGAAAACCCCTGGCGACTGTTTCCGCAGGCGCAAGATGAACACCTCGCCATCGCGGAAATTGCTGATATTCAATGGCTTTATATTGTCTATAAAATTAGTAGCTTAAAGGAAGGGTTTTTCGGCTCTCTCGAAATTTCAGACAAATTAAACTCCCCGGTGACGGGCCCGGGCAAGGCTTGCTCGGTCTCGCCGCCCACCTGTAGAGACCCGAATGGAGGCGAACCGAAGCGCGGGAAAAAATTTATTCTATAGATTAAATAAACAAAGCAAGGCTTGTCCTTTTAATTGAATGCCAGTGGCTTACGAGTACCGCTGACAATCGGTGAACCCTTGCCCATGACCTTGCTGGATGCCCAAAATCTTTCGCTTGCTTTTGGCTCGACACAGGCCCTGTCGGCAGCGTCTCTGACCGTCGATCGGGGCGAGGTCGTCGCGCTGATGGGAGCGAACGGTGCCGGCAAGTCGACGCTGGTCAAAATCCTGTCGGGCATTCACCGCGCCGATTCAGGCATCATCCTATGGAATGGCGCAGATTATCGCCCTGGAAGCCCGGCCGAAGCAACGATGCGGGGCATTGTTACCGTGCATCAATCGACCGACGTCGTCGGCGTCGCCGGTCTTTCGGTCGCGGATGCCCTGCTGTTCAACCAATATGTTGACGGACGCCAGCCCTTCTTTCTGTCGAAACGTTCCGTGCGGCGGAAGGCGGAAGCGATCCTATCGGAAGCCGGCTTCGACTTGCCACTCGACCGTGATTTTGGCGATCTGGGCACAGCCGACCGGCAGATGGTCGCCATCGCCCGCGCCCTTTCCAACAAGGCACAGCTGCTGATCTTCGACGAGCCGACGGCAAGCCTCTCCGCGCGCGAGACGGCCCGGCTCTATGACATCGTCCGCCGCCTGAAAGCGCGCGGCCTTGGCATTCTCTATATCTCGCATCGCACCGCCGATCTCGATGCGCTCGCCGACCGGGTGGTCGTCCTGCGGGGCGGCCGCAATGTCGGTGCTTTCTCACGGCCGATCGACTTCGATGCAGCCATAGAAACCATGATCGGCCGCTCCATGAAAGCGGCTCGCCCACATCGCCGTGAACAATTCGACCGGACCATACTGGAACTTCGGGCTGTCCGGCTGCTTGCCGACCGTCCGCCGATCGATCTCAGCCTCCATGCCGGCGAGGTTGTCGCC
Proteins encoded in this region:
- a CDS encoding DUF4070 domain-containing protein produces the protein MAHIVIINPRFETSYWGMEHALPLFDVKANLPVACLPLLAALTPAEHTVTLMDENIEPIDYALCEKADIVALTGMIVQRFRMTEILTELKRRNCFTVVGGPWVTVKEDYFGNLVDVSFIGEAEETWPKFLAEWQEGHYARRYEQADKTDMSKVPVPRFDLLKMDEYAVGSIQFSRGCPFTCDFCDIIVVFGRKPRIKTSTQVIAEMEALLASGMDTAFIVDDNLIGNKKAIKEVLRDVVAWQERHHYPMTFLTEASIDLADDAELMQLMVDANIRVVFIGIETPNEEALRETKKLQNLRKGGTMLEKIHTIQQTGMEVWCGMILGFDSDDATIFDAQRVFIKDARIVNAMIGMLAAIPKTPLYTRLAKEGRLDHDDPPAYGTNVIPLNLSRETLRDGYLSVLSDLHEPAAYFDRLDALYIDAGIEPESTRLRHLRRHPLRLLVLNATWAFEAVGIFLRLMRRVKEADLRAAYRARLFNLLRHRRSPVVLQIYAIKCAMHYHAHIMVQQMRSGGGIVNSF
- a CDS encoding sensor histidine kinase, whose translation is MMIASQPSLRWRLVSRLSFLQAIFLSLLAVLIVAALWATGSFISLQPEDETIDAISQSLGRDQNGALVLKETPALTARRGDLPGLWFAVRDRSGAVIQDGSVPPAYAAFGAALDGIGQARFGSNLGGSAVPAARLQWVSSPAGEVQVLTGMDGSVSTVRILGTVGIVFFSALLPLLIVTAIATMIAAPLVVRRAFSSLDSAVARAGQIDINRQGTRLPVDDVPREILPLVEAVNDALRRLDEGYERQKRLFSHLAHEWRTPVAILQARLDGLPAGPLKERLFEDTVRLATLAEQFLDLQRLNHRFEPALVDLVEVAEHVVSELAPLAIAANYEPCLVREEEVVEVLGDRMAIERAVANLVQNAIQHGDRHGRIAVHVGRATGITVSDEGSGIPQDERDRIFEPFHRLPGRGKGFGLGLNLVQEIARLHGGQVCVVDGPTGGATFRLSFPIAG
- a CDS encoding class I SAM-dependent methyltransferase, whose product is MKQFQTALDGFSLVTSQSISEHTRSSGNNLTTDQIKEGEAELALILSLTQQAFEANAPVPGTMKALTERLQALKSKTTPLTWAHLASVAQGHPVSSFLLQDPLTRWSFEKPRGYSGDAYLLDFIYEHPAVAAQVAEASALGAEVYDFTRQAASAVAVRERREILAAHVDAVAEATDGAEILAIAAGHLREAELSKALQSGRLKRWVALDQDPVSVGAVSSAFHDSCIEAINGSVRTILGRAQKLGTFDFIYAAGLYDYLAESVAVRLTERCLQMLKPGGKFLLANFAKDIGVEGYMETFMNWPLIWRTDEDVQSIIDKVKHPIADVSLTRGENGGVIYAVLTV
- a CDS encoding DUF1127 domain-containing protein yields the protein MAHSQFIVAESLTATIDELYQKFGAWRTARALLFVAWKRRQIYEDVSGLSNYQLRDIGLPEREEGLDYRSLLALHVSRLK
- a CDS encoding response regulator transcription factor, giving the protein MRILLLEDEPEMAAALSAALQARDAIVDHVSMLADAEEAAINLPYDAILLDRQVPDGDGLSIIPKLRAVGVNTPVIVLTARGDLDDRIGGLDTGADDYLVKPFAIEELLARLRAILRRPGELRTEVVNFGRLSYDFGCHDILIEGQRLELPRREVLVFEALARRLGRTVPRHALEEAVYGFSEDIQSNTLDAHISRLRRKLASVESGLEIHPVRGIGYLMRQQ
- a CDS encoding MFS transporter, coding for MASTSVAETTSRGMTREEKKVIFASSLGTVFEWYDFYLYGSLAAFIGTAFFSDYPEATRNIFALLAFAAGFLVRPFGALVFGRIGDLVGRKYTFLVTILIMGLSTFLVGVLPGSASWGIAAPVILIILRLLQGLALGGEYGGAATYVAEHAPDNKRGYYTSWIQTTATLGLFLSLIVILIVQNALGKEAFAAWGWRIPFLLSCLLLAISVWIRLSLSESPAFKKMKEEGKGSKAPLSEAFGQWKNAKIALIALLGLTAGQAVVWYAGQFYSLFFLQNVLKVDGQSVNIMIAIALLIGSGFFVFFGWLSDKIGRKPIIMAGLALAILTYFPLFKALTNAANPALAQAEQTIRATVTAAPGDCTFQFNPVGLTNQFNNSCDIATSFLSKSSVPYMIAEGPAGQPATVKIGDATITSYDAAAAGAGAAAKSAAFTHDMNLALQKAGFPLARDPVKVPDAKLDAFIAANPELGLNAATVRAGDKTVTPVADLVKAKLLTADQAGGATEMPVYTIANGGAFKMVADPSAINWPLTILILTILVIYVTMVYGPIAAILVEMFPTRIRYTGMSLPYHIGNGWFGGLLPATVFAMSAAKGDIYYGLWYPIAIAAMTLVIGLIFVRETKGVDLNTIK
- a CDS encoding DedA family protein, which gives rise to MNGTSHLLDMLPDLAAWGLLGLALCSAIEKLVPVIPSAGMLLMLGMLGVVHLAALPIVIAITAGGSTAGSLFWYGMGRWLGPVRGDIFVLKVTRYLDIKEERFLRLKRSYRGNLIRVTFLGQLVPVVRAYMAFPAGVLAMPLPGFAIATFCGALMWNTPFLVSGYLLRRQIFAPDTAAPAAIAAIALVNFLVLALFRLRRPSRSAA
- a CDS encoding class I SAM-dependent methyltransferase: MSNTSLFLRTLLTNPRMVGAIAPSGTMLANLITSEVDPSAGPVLELGPGTGVFTHALLSRGICERDITLIESAHGFASLLRQRFPDARVVCADAARLGTHNLPEGVRFGCAISGLPLLNMSPKTVIAILTAVSARLHEGGALYQFTYGVRCPVPRRLLDRFGFKATLHGRVLRNFPPARVYKIVRRRPLHYPAVVV